In a genomic window of Thermogemmata fonticola:
- a CDS encoding PQQ-binding-like beta-propeller repeat protein, with protein sequence MRWGLVRWWAVALGWVMTCTLSARENSPPPRNDPIRVVATQSGVKQQNRPQTKEEDDRVAILLALRLLADRPNGQVLPPGVRVQIANGEQIVELAPIQRRPPLNDPADSPAAEVLSDEQLLSRVQLDPKDGKGLLEYLRNRTLKENELNQLDHWIQQFGADSFEERLRAVKEVERYGAAAIGRLKATLKHTDPEVRYRAQQALQRLETIPQGQVLAAVVRALQQQKPPGTVPALLEFLPSATDDDNVLSVIRQALISLAATPDGQAEPALVAALQDRHPIRRSMAMIALIEGGPANRRIRLPDAYPQVRDAVRREKDIEVKYTALWTLLLTTRESEYLSELLALIPDLPRGHLWQLEDLLLQLSGGKHPPNGRFGKDPQSLTKTRDAWLQWWKEQGQQLSLADFRYQPRIRGVTEIIEIDIRGYSQGRVVSLGADLKEKWSITGLNYPCDMKRLSNGQILVADTNTSRVLVFDADGRQIRAHFINQQPFAIYVLPNDDIQIIARNNVYLFDKQWKQKAIYSRPAFDIISGCRLPNGETLLVRNVAQGSTGFRLDLQLKELRDTHSFARMNHMQSIEPIDEERVLVCEYNRVAEYNLKTGKLVWSYNCNNPNSAQRLPNGNTLITLMNDPPNGRIIELAPDGEIVWEYQSKDPGLRPVRAWRR encoded by the coding sequence ATGAGGTGGGGCTTGGTGCGCTGGTGGGCCGTGGCGCTGGGATGGGTCATGACTTGTACCCTCTCGGCACGGGAAAACTCCCCGCCACCTCGGAACGATCCCATCCGAGTCGTGGCCACACAAAGCGGGGTGAAACAACAGAACAGGCCACAAACGAAAGAGGAAGATGATCGTGTTGCTATCCTCCTTGCTCTCAGGCTACTCGCCGATCGCCCCAATGGACAAGTTTTACCTCCTGGAGTACGTGTACAGATTGCAAACGGTGAACAGATTGTAGAATTGGCACCGATTCAACGGCGCCCGCCGCTGAATGACCCCGCGGATTCCCCGGCGGCGGAAGTACTCAGTGATGAGCAGCTACTCAGCCGCGTCCAGTTGGACCCTAAGGATGGCAAGGGACTGCTGGAGTATCTTCGCAACCGGACGCTCAAAGAAAACGAGCTGAATCAGTTGGACCATTGGATTCAGCAGTTTGGTGCCGATTCCTTTGAGGAACGCTTGCGAGCGGTCAAAGAGGTGGAACGATACGGCGCTGCTGCGATCGGGCGTTTGAAAGCCACCCTCAAGCACACGGATCCGGAAGTCCGCTATCGAGCGCAGCAGGCCTTGCAACGTTTGGAAACGATCCCGCAGGGTCAAGTTCTGGCCGCGGTGGTGCGGGCCTTGCAGCAGCAAAAACCGCCGGGGACCGTGCCGGCCCTGCTGGAGTTCCTCCCCTCTGCTACGGATGACGACAATGTGCTATCAGTTATCCGTCAGGCTCTCATCAGTCTGGCGGCAACGCCCGATGGTCAAGCCGAGCCGGCTCTAGTGGCAGCGTTGCAAGACCGCCATCCCATTCGCCGCAGCATGGCGATGATCGCCTTGATCGAAGGCGGCCCGGCCAACCGCCGCATCCGCCTCCCGGATGCCTATCCCCAAGTCCGTGACGCCGTGCGCCGAGAAAAGGATATCGAGGTTAAGTACACAGCCCTCTGGACGCTGCTCCTGACCACCCGCGAGTCGGAATACTTGTCCGAACTCCTCGCCCTCATCCCGGACTTGCCCCGCGGCCACCTCTGGCAACTTGAGGACCTTCTCCTGCAACTGAGCGGAGGAAAACATCCGCCCAATGGCCGCTTCGGCAAAGACCCGCAATCCCTCACCAAAACCCGCGATGCCTGGTTGCAATGGTGGAAGGAACAGGGACAACAGCTTTCCCTCGCTGACTTCCGATACCAACCCCGCATCCGCGGCGTAACGGAAATCATCGAGATTGACATCCGGGGCTATTCCCAAGGCCGCGTCGTCTCACTCGGTGCCGATCTCAAGGAAAAGTGGAGCATCACAGGACTGAACTACCCCTGCGACATGAAGCGGCTGTCCAACGGTCAGATTCTCGTGGCGGACACCAACACCAGCCGGGTCCTGGTCTTTGACGCCGATGGCCGGCAAATCCGTGCCCATTTCATCAATCAACAACCCTTCGCCATCTATGTCCTTCCCAATGATGACATTCAGATCATCGCTCGCAATAATGTTTATCTCTTCGACAAACAGTGGAAGCAGAAGGCGATCTATAGCCGGCCGGCTTTTGATATTATCTCCGGCTGCCGCCTCCCCAACGGCGAAACCTTACTCGTGCGGAACGTCGCCCAGGGGTCAACCGGCTTCCGCCTGGATTTGCAGCTCAAGGAACTCCGCGACACCCATAGCTTTGCCCGGATGAATCACATGCAGAGTATCGAACCCATCGACGAGGAACGAGTGCTGGTGTGCGAGTACAATCGGGTCGCCGAGTACAATCTGAAAACGGGGAAATTGGTGTGGAGTTACAACTGCAATAATCCCAACTCCGCCCAGCGCCTGCCCAATGGCAACACCTTGATCACCTTGATGAACGATCCACCGAATGGCCGCATCATCGAGTTGGCGCCTGACGGCGAGATCGTCTGGGAGTATCAGTCCAAGGACCCAGGTCTGCGTCCGGTCCGTGCTTGGCGGCGGTGA
- a CDS encoding RtcB family protein, with product MKAAYAGPLEKVDETRWRIPRDYKPGMRVDGIIFANEALIESIRADMAPEQVANVAFLPGIQVASLAMPDIHWGYGFCIGGVCATDPSEGGVISPGGVGYDINCGVRLVKTNLTYSEVQPRLRELVRRLFQTIPAGVGRGGKYRFNPQETRRLMAEGPRFVVERDLGVPEDLLHTEALGRIEGADPDEVSDHAVRRGSEQCGTLGSGNHFLEVQVVDAIYDEAVAQVFGLEKNQVCVMIHSGSRGLGYQVCDDYLALFRGCPSKYGFTLPDRQLACAPAESPEGKRYIAAMRAAANFGFCNRQLLMHQAREVFAEVFGRSWQDLGMELLYDVAHNIAKLEEHIIDGKPKRVWVHRKGATRAFPAGHPEVPEAFRSVGQPVIIPGDMGRASWVLVGSAGSMSKSFGSTCHGAGRALSRTAAKAAASDRVVEKQLEAQGIIAMATSRGGLAEEQPQAYKNVDAVVEVVHQADLSRKVARMRPIGVIKG from the coding sequence ATGAAAGCCGCATATGCTGGTCCTTTAGAAAAAGTCGACGAGACTCGCTGGCGCATCCCGCGGGATTACAAGCCGGGGATGCGGGTTGATGGGATCATTTTCGCCAATGAGGCGTTGATCGAGTCGATCCGCGCCGATATGGCCCCGGAGCAGGTGGCAAACGTGGCCTTTTTACCCGGCATTCAGGTGGCTAGTCTGGCCATGCCGGATATTCACTGGGGCTACGGTTTCTGCATCGGGGGAGTTTGCGCCACCGACCCTTCCGAAGGCGGGGTGATTTCTCCCGGCGGCGTAGGATACGACATCAACTGCGGAGTGCGGCTAGTCAAAACCAATTTGACTTATAGCGAGGTGCAGCCGCGCCTGCGAGAGTTGGTTCGCCGTCTGTTTCAGACTATCCCCGCTGGTGTGGGACGGGGCGGGAAGTATCGCTTCAATCCTCAAGAGACGCGCCGCTTGATGGCGGAAGGCCCGCGCTTTGTCGTCGAGCGGGATCTGGGCGTACCGGAAGACTTGCTGCACACGGAAGCCCTGGGCCGCATCGAAGGCGCGGACCCCGACGAGGTGTCGGACCATGCTGTCCGGCGCGGTTCCGAGCAGTGCGGAACGTTGGGCAGCGGCAACCACTTCCTGGAAGTGCAGGTGGTGGACGCCATCTATGATGAAGCCGTCGCCCAGGTGTTTGGCCTGGAAAAGAACCAGGTCTGCGTGATGATCCATTCCGGCAGCCGCGGCCTGGGTTACCAAGTCTGTGATGACTACCTGGCGCTGTTTCGGGGCTGCCCCAGCAAATATGGCTTCACGTTGCCCGACCGGCAATTGGCCTGCGCACCGGCGGAATCTCCGGAAGGCAAGCGGTATATCGCGGCCATGCGGGCGGCGGCCAACTTCGGCTTCTGCAACCGACAATTGCTCATGCATCAGGCGCGGGAGGTGTTTGCAGAGGTGTTTGGCCGTTCCTGGCAGGACCTGGGTATGGAGCTGCTTTACGACGTGGCTCACAACATCGCTAAACTGGAGGAACACATCATTGACGGCAAGCCGAAGCGCGTTTGGGTGCATCGCAAGGGAGCTACCCGGGCCTTTCCGGCGGGCCATCCGGAAGTGCCGGAAGCCTTCCGCAGTGTGGGCCAGCCGGTGATCATTCCGGGGGACATGGGCCGGGCCTCGTGGGTGCTCGTTGGCAGTGCGGGAAGTATGAGCAAGAGTTTCGGCTCCACTTGCCACGGGGCCGGGCGGGCACTGAGCCGGACCGCCGCTAAGGCCGCCGCCAGCGATCGGGTCGTGGAAAAGCAACTCGAAGCCCAAGGAATCATCGCTATGGCCACGAGCCGCGGCGGCCTGGCAGAAGAGCAACCCCAAGCCTACAAAAACGTCGATGCTGTCGTCGAAGTCGTCCACCAAGCCGACTTGTCCCGCAAAGTCGCCCGCATGAGACCGATCGGCGTCATCAAGGGCTGA
- a CDS encoding DinB family protein, producing MLGIPQLLSEFDHEMANTRKVLERLPEGKLSWKAHPKSNSIGWVGTHVANIPRWLVLTLQQESLDLAPPGGEPYQEVPRDSVGAILELFDQNVAAARSALAAAQEEALHQPWTLLRGGTVIFSMPRWMVIRLFVMNHLIHHRAHLCVYLRLNNIAVPGLYGPSADDAT from the coding sequence ATGCTTGGCATCCCGCAGTTGCTCAGCGAATTTGATCACGAGATGGCCAACACGCGCAAGGTCCTGGAACGGCTGCCGGAAGGGAAACTATCCTGGAAAGCCCATCCGAAATCCAACAGCATCGGTTGGGTCGGCACGCACGTGGCCAATATCCCCCGCTGGCTTGTACTGACTTTGCAGCAAGAGTCTCTGGATTTGGCACCACCTGGAGGAGAACCCTATCAGGAAGTACCACGGGATTCCGTTGGGGCTATCCTGGAGCTGTTCGATCAGAACGTGGCGGCGGCGCGGTCTGCTTTGGCGGCCGCTCAGGAAGAGGCTTTGCACCAGCCTTGGACACTCCTCCGCGGCGGCACCGTGATCTTCTCCATGCCGCGCTGGATGGTCATCCGGCTGTTCGTCATGAACCACTTGATCCACCATCGTGCCCATCTCTGCGTCTATCTCCGCTTGAACAACATCGCGGTGCCCGGCCTGTACGGCCCATCGGCAGACGATGCCACTTGA
- a CDS encoding archease, producing MYELFEHTADLGLRIRAADLNTLFAEAATALFATLLEDITSVRPQTAQTFRIEGEDRELLLFDWLRTLLLTFDEQHWVFSRFDVQVHSQGLQATAWGEPFDPQRHLPGHEVKAITYHGLKVEQLPDGTFLAEVIVDI from the coding sequence ATGTATGAACTTTTCGAGCACACCGCCGACTTGGGACTGCGCATCCGTGCCGCCGATTTGAACACCCTGTTTGCCGAGGCGGCAACGGCCTTATTCGCTACCTTGCTGGAAGATATAACCAGCGTCCGTCCCCAGACCGCTCAAACCTTTAGGATCGAAGGCGAAGATCGGGAATTACTCCTGTTCGATTGGCTTCGCACCCTCCTATTGACCTTCGACGAGCAGCATTGGGTCTTTTCCCGCTTCGACGTTCAAGTGCACTCTCAGGGACTCCAAGCCACGGCTTGGGGTGAACCCTTCGATCCGCAGCGGCATCTTCCGGGGCACGAAGTCAAAGCCATCACCTATCATGGCCTGAAAGTGGAACAACTGCCGGATGGCACCTTTCTGGCTGAAGTTATCGTGGACATCTGA
- a CDS encoding beta-ketoacyl-ACP synthase III has protein sequence MRQFPLLTNIERSPAPMPSADHAPERTSPRPPCRTLMGVKIVGAGKYVPDQVIDNHHLHARLGFDSDWIVKRTGILERRHAAPHQATSDLCVEAAQDLFAKTGLSAKDCDLLVLGTFTPDMSFPSTACIVQDRLGLVGPAIEVEAACAGFMYALITAAAYVKAGLSERALVIGGDTNSRILNPDDIKTYPLFGDGAGAVFVEPGSPEQGFLAYSLGSDGHGGPLLMRECCGSRRPPTPQDLAEGRHYMFMDGRAVFRWAVSILCDTIQDVLKAAQLQTSDIDLYIAHQANIRIINAAIDVLHIPRSKVFNNLEKYGNTSAGSIPIALEEALAEGRIREGSLVVLSGFGAGLTWGTAVVRW, from the coding sequence ATGCGACAATTCCCACTCCTGACCAATATAGAGCGGTCCCCCGCTCCGATGCCGAGTGCGGATCACGCGCCGGAGCGGACCTCGCCGCGACCCCCCTGCCGGACCCTCATGGGGGTCAAAATCGTCGGTGCTGGCAAATACGTTCCCGATCAGGTCATCGACAACCACCACCTGCACGCTCGGCTGGGCTTCGATTCGGATTGGATCGTCAAGCGCACGGGCATCCTGGAACGGCGCCACGCCGCCCCGCATCAAGCTACCTCAGATTTATGCGTGGAAGCGGCCCAAGACCTCTTCGCTAAAACAGGGCTGAGCGCGAAGGACTGCGACCTACTGGTCTTGGGCACATTTACGCCCGATATGTCCTTCCCCTCCACCGCCTGCATTGTGCAGGATCGGCTGGGGCTGGTCGGTCCCGCCATCGAGGTGGAAGCGGCCTGTGCCGGTTTCATGTATGCCCTGATTACGGCGGCGGCGTACGTCAAAGCTGGCCTAAGCGAACGTGCCTTAGTTATCGGTGGGGATACCAACAGCCGCATCCTGAATCCGGATGATATCAAAACCTATCCGCTCTTCGGAGATGGTGCCGGAGCGGTTTTCGTGGAACCAGGTTCCCCGGAACAGGGCTTTTTGGCCTACAGCCTTGGTTCGGATGGTCATGGCGGGCCGCTCCTCATGCGTGAATGCTGTGGGAGCCGCCGGCCCCCCACGCCCCAAGACTTGGCCGAAGGCCGACACTACATGTTCATGGACGGACGGGCGGTGTTCCGCTGGGCGGTTAGCATCTTGTGCGATACCATCCAGGATGTCCTCAAAGCCGCTCAGCTTCAAACCAGCGATATTGACCTGTACATCGCCCATCAGGCCAACATCCGGATCATCAATGCGGCCATCGATGTCTTACACATTCCCCGCAGCAAGGTGTTCAACAATTTGGAAAAATACGGCAACACTTCGGCGGGGAGCATTCCCATCGCACTGGAGGAAGCCCTGGCGGAAGGACGAATCCGGGAGGGTAGTTTGGTTGTCCTCAGCGGCTTCGGCGCGGGGTTGACTTGGGGAACCGCCGTCGTGCGCTGGTAG
- a CDS encoding vWA domain-containing protein, with product MQVADWFVTLRPAYPWSIPFYGLLAWAVLALVLIGITLWAYGSHPQLSRRRLAVLIILRLFALTVALMTAVRPAVGVQQEPRYPSVLLVGIDLSESMTVQDEVNSQSRIEAVRRMLEKCQPLLEELSQEQQVQVVFYAIGSPDFDPSTSLYTPSAVADGKRSDYGTYLHRSFERWQAERFLRGHWLIGDGADNGQRYSAVAEAARWARRGVPLTTFTVGDENTRSDTRDLVVTAVQCDPAPAPIKTEVTVTASVQAYGYVGSRVVARVFVAEKSVATDEFLLSQEKDNRIRLTFKAPDQPGEVKVRLVVGQERDGQIVPLSGESSPHNNASETYLTVTKDGIRVLVIDRLRWENTLLLDALRSDKRFDINLVLRQTQDLPPTLQERQFLDFEAQAYDVVIIGNVRGSELLQVDAAFWDKLRERVLRRGLGVMFLGGEHAYYDLPEDLLPVTPLPGKIVEAVDPATQRPLELYQIVPTEAGLDKMCRLAKDRAESAALWNALNSRRSRAKITGYNRLIRKPTGTIYAWAAPQVDPVEAGRPMPENRDPLLVGHQIGDANRGRVLAFAAYDTYLWTSFGQPKTRQGLDIHQRFWKQCVLWLAHQEEEEGQAYIRPALRQLKVGTEQTLRVGVKKPNGDDDPEAEMTVKIVPLKSDQKEPDAEELERTPPEIIFRDAEGAKVLHRPRQPGEYFVLLSSPKKNEQGQPVLDPQGRPVLLQAAARYIVQPDVSEEMLRVNADHDFMKRLSQAYGGKALRLEDLPQALRELKQHTFAWTRPKPRYYPDWRRDHSQGFLPLWLFLFAFFLLGEWGLRRLWGLV from the coding sequence ATGCAAGTGGCTGACTGGTTCGTTACCCTGCGACCCGCTTACCCCTGGTCGATTCCGTTCTACGGCCTGCTAGCGTGGGCGGTTCTGGCTCTCGTGCTCATCGGCATCACTCTCTGGGCGTATGGGAGTCATCCACAGCTCAGCCGGCGCCGGTTGGCCGTGCTGATCATCCTGCGCCTTTTCGCTTTGACGGTGGCTTTGATGACGGCGGTCCGCCCCGCCGTTGGTGTGCAGCAGGAGCCACGCTATCCCTCGGTCCTGTTGGTGGGGATTGATCTTTCGGAAAGTATGACGGTCCAGGACGAGGTGAACAGTCAATCGCGGATCGAAGCGGTACGCCGCATGCTGGAGAAGTGCCAGCCGCTTTTAGAGGAACTCAGCCAAGAGCAGCAGGTACAGGTGGTGTTTTACGCGATAGGTTCACCGGACTTCGATCCCTCCACCAGCCTGTACACACCGTCGGCGGTGGCGGATGGCAAGCGCTCCGACTATGGGACGTACCTGCACCGCAGCTTCGAGCGCTGGCAGGCGGAGCGGTTTCTGCGGGGGCACTGGTTGATTGGGGATGGCGCTGACAATGGCCAGCGTTACTCTGCGGTGGCAGAAGCGGCTCGCTGGGCGCGGCGCGGAGTCCCGTTGACCACCTTTACGGTCGGGGACGAAAACACCCGCTCCGATACTCGTGATCTGGTGGTAACCGCCGTGCAATGCGATCCCGCACCGGCCCCTATCAAGACCGAAGTGACCGTCACCGCCTCCGTTCAGGCTTATGGTTATGTCGGAAGTCGGGTTGTCGCTCGTGTATTTGTCGCAGAGAAGAGCGTCGCCACCGACGAATTCCTATTATCTCAGGAGAAAGACAACCGTATCCGCCTGACCTTCAAGGCTCCCGATCAACCGGGAGAGGTCAAAGTCCGCCTCGTCGTCGGCCAGGAACGGGACGGCCAAATTGTGCCCTTAAGCGGTGAAAGCAGCCCGCACAACAACGCCTCGGAAACCTACCTGACTGTGACCAAGGACGGCATCCGCGTACTGGTGATCGATCGCCTCCGCTGGGAAAATACCTTACTTCTGGACGCCTTGCGTAGCGACAAACGCTTTGACATCAACCTGGTGTTGCGGCAAACCCAGGACCTACCTCCCACGCTTCAGGAACGCCAATTTCTCGACTTCGAGGCTCAGGCCTACGATGTGGTGATCATTGGCAACGTCCGGGGCAGCGAGTTGCTTCAAGTCGATGCGGCCTTTTGGGATAAACTCCGCGAGCGTGTACTTCGGCGCGGCCTGGGAGTCATGTTCCTCGGCGGAGAACACGCTTACTATGACTTGCCCGAAGACCTGCTGCCCGTGACACCCCTGCCTGGGAAGATCGTCGAAGCCGTGGACCCCGCTACGCAACGCCCCCTGGAGCTGTACCAGATAGTGCCGACGGAAGCGGGGCTGGACAAGATGTGCCGCTTAGCAAAAGACCGTGCAGAATCCGCGGCCCTCTGGAATGCCCTCAACAGCCGCCGTTCCCGTGCTAAAATTACGGGATACAATCGCCTGATCCGCAAGCCGACCGGGACAATCTATGCTTGGGCGGCTCCGCAAGTCGATCCTGTGGAAGCGGGGCGGCCCATGCCGGAGAATCGCGATCCCTTGCTCGTCGGGCATCAGATTGGGGATGCTAACCGCGGGCGTGTGCTGGCCTTCGCGGCTTACGACACTTATTTGTGGACCTCCTTTGGGCAGCCCAAAACCCGCCAAGGGTTGGACATTCACCAGAGGTTCTGGAAACAATGCGTCCTCTGGCTGGCCCATCAGGAAGAGGAGGAAGGACAGGCCTACATCCGGCCGGCGCTGCGGCAGCTCAAGGTCGGAACGGAACAGACGTTGCGCGTTGGTGTCAAAAAACCTAATGGCGACGACGATCCGGAAGCGGAAATGACAGTGAAAATTGTGCCGCTGAAGTCGGATCAGAAAGAGCCGGACGCCGAAGAGTTGGAACGGACTCCCCCGGAGATTATCTTTCGAGATGCGGAGGGGGCGAAAGTCCTCCACCGCCCGCGCCAACCGGGCGAGTATTTCGTCCTGCTGAGTAGTCCGAAGAAGAATGAGCAAGGCCAGCCGGTATTGGACCCGCAAGGACGCCCCGTCCTTTTACAAGCCGCCGCGCGCTATATCGTGCAGCCAGATGTCAGCGAGGAAATGTTACGCGTCAATGCTGATCACGATTTCATGAAGCGGCTCTCCCAAGCATATGGCGGCAAGGCGCTGCGCCTGGAAGACCTGCCGCAAGCCCTGCGCGAACTCAAACAACACACCTTCGCTTGGACGCGCCCCAAACCTCGCTACTACCCCGACTGGCGCCGGGACCACTCCCAAGGCTTCCTGCCGTTGTGGCTCTTCCTATTCGCCTTTTTCCTGCTAGGAGAATGGGGATTGCGACGCTTGTGGGGTTTGGTGTGA